A portion of the Drosophila sechellia strain sech25 chromosome 2R, ASM438219v1, whole genome shotgun sequence genome contains these proteins:
- the LOC6609168 gene encoding uncharacterized protein LOC6609168 isoform X4 → MEDIEYLDEYKDLVLPGIKSSAPPASAGVPRQRRISSDSSSSSSIDADIFQKLFHGKYLDDELLKEGSGSKSQDRRRRPPSSSSSDESNDALEALFCGKSSQSKLSKRRERYESFDSVDDLGEALMRPSHRLTVPKPSTSQAGSKKSQDAIPHRSISNSSSGNIAMSSGHTFASPKNKKTNSVTNKTAVSANGDKGTSSKNKTVTIVKPQKTDLRPSRLEPKTDPLTLGDLYGDSDSDSSYEYESDFYGDQDSDEEDEPVIDISTDTSRTTSVAEAAKRKQRQDVEKSLTGKKKPARRRQLAEVEERASHKRSKTELEAKSTVQGKFISIIGNETIMSSTTAPIRDTKSEAASTSPSARKPAVQESKHVETTKHIILGPPGKKLLHLDSPAAEVKKPMVQTLLSSTLSLQKPSTVDDGSPLKIRKSVKKSIADENIDGDQSILSSSSVLNKNTSAVAPRKVNISVSLLQSKDTQVGTTASSSKTPILTKKEKLKTQKSTKKSEDNTKTESKKKSLVQGPQMKTQKSEEGLSGPKILSKSLKSETEFSKKMVSAVTGRKQIGQLKVSKKPESRKSEGSLLESNPRKKESQVQRISKMDSRKSEGTPLTQPEVSKSETALKAALPKEAEFSVLDAEIEKMSKGRVHQNAVKNTKTEQPKSKTKTEVRSLEAEAAIDPMDSMNFQSDVSDIRATFSEPQGIFNMPGHMPLAISSNRSLAPTPTPDRQRNASKERFRPVSDQKKPIRESQTLSKRRARGGRNQPLVSKRKAGEAEESEDGTAVTNPKRPREMHEEDHPQQNDHVQEPAFAAFPVKITAASSVTHQVVHSTGNIVPQIVNPRKLCVKINRRPYNKWLRSTQERNIEQEGSRNVTSLPLLGEETDSAGESTAESMLQSQVESEPVIQPLPASDPDSFPAQASDVQVRESSAQLAPIAANVSPAVNDSSTSPALDITPENAQTAKTTLKTGICSLTEQHLPDDPTLLDSSKNVAEPRKLQTFQAKCLPVPIPEVKSEPEDIMDEHSPNEPMPMVAAAPATPQPHAITEDPGPLTIQVNTLGVSRPPELNSIPSAGDPDGNPNTIGQTKMFSFLYPKRYKQSYDDVGLDFCCPNLDGPMRAIDFTRLHSKAEVPVLEVPQFLVITTKFISKADKNMPSKVRAKLELLGRSKERDSCKLTPTSTTPTGDLTGPSSFSPAPTPVGPATQPFPSIIQNLLSAPIPAPSPFNHPTTVDPSTSTPVVPGSSSSTTISATLDSLSKQLPRGTTLIKKSVQQVATIPSLAGTSMVLNASPSFIQLPPICPNDKQRVELQARVQMFDLVLQTLSRRAANLSVAERQRTIEEIVRTSSLMAIDVDVGTKLLENYVHYLNKATSTMTPLTPAQINSSLGASTSSSLSKSIASSDTPQQGKKIPAAHVQQRSSLPATTMPLYDADRNTIGFPYSCSKSTAGRKSAYAANSTPVRASTSQAAAAALGKVQPRSTLGIPKSVREDASQFVNLNTTVCMPAPRTNAKKRPGTSGSLKSINSSPAVQKPALCKQKTAPARTLAKSTARAKSTASLSAVLGETPADEFLSPAGMSLSTTGNPNMFIISHAGQQEESILPDSNSSVGHMETTEIKGELDDSAEIII, encoded by the exons ATGGAGGACATTGAATATTTAGACGAGTACAAGGACTTGGTGCTGCCAG GGATTAAGTCGAGTGCTCCGCCAGCATCTGCCGGCGTTCCGCGGCAGCGTCGCATTTCATCAGACTCGAGCAGCTCGTCGTCGATTGATGCGGACATTTTCCAGAAGCTCTTCCATGGCAAGTACCTCGACGACGAACTGCTTAAGGAGGGCTCTGGCTCCAAGTCGCAGGACAGACGTCGACGCCCCCCATCTTCATCCTCCAGCGACGAGTCCAACGATGCCTTGGAAGCCCTCTTCTGCGGAAAGAGCAGCCAGTCGAAGCTAAGCAAGAGGCGCGAACGGTACGAGTCGTTCGATTCGGTGGACGACCTAG GCGAAGCCCTAATGCGTCCATCACACAGGCTGACCGTACCGAAGCCCAGTACCTCTCAGGCAGGTTCCAAAAAGTCACAAGATGCCATCCCACACAGAAGCATCAGCAatagcagcagcggcaacattgCCATGTCATCTGGGCATACTTTTGCAAGTCctaaaaacaagaaaaccaATTCTGTGACCAACAAGACAGCAGTATCTGCCAATGGTGATAAAGGGACTTCCAGCAAAAACAAGACGGTGACCATTGTAAAGCCCCAAAAAACAGATCTAAGGCCTTCGCGGCTTGAACCCAAAACAGATCCGTTAA CTTTGGGTGATTTATACGGGGACTCAGACAGCGATTCGTCCTATGAGTATGAATCGGACTTTTACGGCGATCAAGACTCCGATGAAGAGGATGAGCCGGTGATCGACATTTCAACGGACACAAGCAGGACCACATCGGTGGCGG aaGCTGCTAAACGAAAGCAACGCCAAGATGTGGAAAAGTCGTTAACTGGCAAAAAGAAACCAG CTCGACGCCGACAACTCGCTGAGGTAGAAGAACGAGCATCCCATAAACGCTCAAAGACGGAGTTAGAAGCCAAGTCTACTGTCCAGGGCAAATTTATCTCTATTATTGGCAATGAGACTATCATGTCATCCACAACAGCGCCTATTAGGGATACCAAAAGCGAGGCGGCCAGCACATCTCCATCTGCACGGAAACCGGCGGTACAGGAATCCAAGCACGTCGAAACCACTAAGCATATCATCCTAGGACCACCAGGCAAAAAGCTTCTTCATTTGGATAGTCCAGCCGCGGAAGTCAAGAAGCCCATGGTGCAAACTTTGCTGAGTTCCACTCTAAGTCTTCAAAAACCTTCGACAGTAGACGATGGTAGTCCATTGAAAATAAGGAAATCCGTGAAAAAGTCGATTGCCGATGAAAACATTGACGGGGATCAGTCGATCTTGAGCAGTTCCTCTGTGCTTAATAAAAATACGTCTGCTGTTGCTCCAAGAAAGGTAAATATATCCGTTTCCCTGTTGCAATCGAAGGACACTCAAGTGGGAACAACTGCATCGTCATCCAAAACACCAATATtgacaaaaaaggaaaaacttaAAACACAGAAATCGACCAAGAAATCGGAGGACAATACGAAAACGGAGAGCAAGAAAAAATCTTTAGTACAAGGCCCTCAAATGAAAACCCAAAAATCCGAGGAGGGTCTATCGGGGCCGAAAATTCTAAGTAAATCCCTAAAATCGGAAACCGAATTCTCAAAGAAAATGGTTTCCGCAGTAACAGGCCGGAAACAAATTGGGCAACTGAAGGTTTCGAAGAAACCGGAAAGCAGAAAATCGGAGGGGTCTTTACTGGAATCAAATCCTCGGAAAAAGGAATCCCAAGTCCAACGGATAAGTAAAATGGATAGTAGAAAATCTGAAGGAACACCTTTAACTCAACCAGAAGTCTCGAAGTCTGAAACTGCTTTGAAAGCAGCATTGCCCAAGGAAGCTGAGTTCTCAGTGCTAGACGCAGAAATCGAGAAAATGTCCAAAGGTCGCGTACACCAAAATGCGGTCAAAAACACCAAAACGGAACAACCCAAATCGAAGACCAAGACTGAGGTCCGTTCCCTGGAAGCTGAGGCTGCTATTGATCCAATGGACTCGATGAACTTTCAATCGGATGTATCTGATATCCGCGCAACATTTTCCGAACCCCAAGGAATCTTCAATATGCCAGGTCACATGCCCCTAGctatcagcagcaacagatcACTGGCACCTACACCAACTCCTGACAGGCAACGAAATGCTTCTAAGGAGCGATTTAGGCCTGTTTCGGACCAAAAAAAACCAATCAGGGAATCACAGACTTTATCGAAGCGTCGTGCAAGAGGTGGAAGGAACCAGCCACTTGTTTCAAAAAGGAAAGCGGGTGAAGCGGAAGAATCGGAAGACGGTACAGCGGTGACCAATCCCAAGAGACCCAGAGAGATGCATGAAGAGGACCACCCACAACAGAATGATCATGTCCAAGAACCTGCATTTGCTGCGTTCCCAGTGAAAATAACAGCTGCTTCTTCTGTTACTCACCAAGTAGTGCATTCTACGGGTAATATAGTTCCTCAAATTGTTAATCCCCGCAAACTTTGCGTGAAAATAAATCGGAGGCCCTATAATAAGTGGCTTCGGAGCACCCAGGAGAGGAATATAGAACAAGAAGGATCTCGTAATGTAACGTCATTACCACTGCTTGGTGAAGAAACGGATTCAGCGGGAGAGTCAACGGCAGAATCAATGCTGCAATCCCAAGTAGAGTCGGAGCCTGTTATTCAGCCACTGCCTGCATCCGATCCCGATTCTTTTCCAGCGCAGGCCTCAGATGTTCAAGTAAGGGAAAGCTCAGCTCAACTTGCTCCCATTGCAGCTAATGTTTCACCGGCAGTTAACGATTCATCGACATCACCCGCTTTAGACATCACACCCGAAAATGCACAGACAGCTAAGACAACCTTGAAGACTGGTATCTGTTCATTGACTGAACAACATCTTCCTGACGACCCAACGTTGCTGGACAGTTCCAAGAATGTTGCAGAACCGCGGAAGCTACAAACGTTTCAAGCCAAATGCTTGCCTGTGCCAATTCCAGAGGTAAAGTCAGAGCCGGAAGATATCATGGATGAGCATTCACCTAATGAGCCCATGCCTATGGTTGcggcagcaccagcaacaccTCAACCACATGCGATTACGGAGGACCCTGGGCCCCTCACTATTCAAGTCAACACCTTGGGTGTTTCTAGGCCGCCTGAGTTAAATTCAATTCCCTCCGCCGGTGACCCTGACGGAAACCCCAATACCATTGGGCAGACCAAGATGTTCTCCTTTCTCTACCCGAAACGTTACAAGCAATCCTATGACGACGTGGGTCTAGACTTTTGCTGTCCAAATCTCGATGGACCAATGCGGGCTATTGATTTTACACGATTGCATTCGAAGGCCGAGGTACCAGTGCTGGAAGTCCCGCAGTTCCTGGTCATAACTACCAAGTTCATCTCTAAAGCGGATAAGAATATGCCAAGTAAAGTGCGGGCAAAGCTGGAATTACTGGGCAGGTCGAAAGAACGGGATTCCTGTAAACTGACCCCGACGTCTACCACTCCGACTGGTGATCTCACCGGTCCTTCATCCTTTTCACCTGCTCCCACTCCGGTTGGTCCGGCAACTCAACCGTTTCCATCGATTATACAGAATTTGCTATCGGCTCCCATACCTGCTCCAAGTCCATTTAATCATCCCACAACCGTGGACCCGTCCACTTCCACTCCCGTAGTTCCAGGCAGTTCCTCTTCCACTACCATTTCGGCGACCTTGGATTCTTTAAGCAAACAGTTGCCACGTGGCACAACACTGATCAAGAAGTCAGTGCAACAAGTGGCTACCATTCCCTCATTAGCCGGCACCTCGATGGTACTCAATGCGTCGCCGTCCTTTATTCAGTTACCCCCGATTTGCCCCAACGACAAGCAACGCGTGGAGCTGCAGGCGAGGGTTCAAATGTTTGACTTAGTGCTCCAGACCCTCAGCCGACGGGCAGCCAACTTATCAGTGGCCGAGCGACAGCGTACCATTGAGGAGATCGTAAGGACCAGCTCCTTAATGGCCATCGACGTGGATGTGGGTACAAAGCTTTTGGAAAACTATGTACATTACTTAAATAAGGCTACCAGCACAATGACTCCTTTAACCCCGGCCCAAATCAACTCGAGTTTAGGCGCTTCCACCAGCTCGTCGCTTTCCAAAAGCATAGCCTCTTCCGATACCCCACAACAAGGGAAGAAAATACCTGCGGCCCATGTCCAACAGAGGAGTTCTCTCCCCGCTACCACCATGCCCCTTTACGATGCGGACAGGAACACAATTGGCTTTCCGTATAGCTGCTCGAAATCGACGGCAGGACGAAAGTCTGCATATGCTGCCAATAGCACGCCTGTAAGAGCCTCCACAtcccaagcagcagcagcagcgctaGGAAAGGTTCAGCCAAGATCCACGCTGGGGATCCCGAAAAGTGTTCGGGAAGACGCTAGTCAG TTTGTTAATCTAAACACAACAGTGTGTATGCCAGCACCAAGGACGAATGCCAAGAAAAGACCAGGGACATCGGGCTCTCTAAAGTCCATTAATTCTTCACCAGCTGTGCAGAAACCGGCGCTGTGCAAACAGAAGACGGCGCCGGCAAGGACTCTGGCCAAGAGCACAGCACGAGCGAAATCAACAGCGTCTTTAAGTGCAGTGTTGGGTGAGACTCCTGCTGACGAATTCCTATCCCCCGCAGGAATGAGTCTGAGTACCACCGGAAATCCGAATATGTTCATCATTAGCCATGCGGGGCAGCAAGAGGAAAGCATCCTACCGGACTCCAATAGCAGCGTGGGGCACATGGAAACGACGGAGATCAAGGGCGAGCTTGATGATTCTGCGGAGATTATTATATAG